A window of the Cellvibrio sp. pealriver genome harbors these coding sequences:
- a CDS encoding alpha/beta hydrolase, whose amino-acid sequence MSPQQKTIFSGKPLRLPHQLEKFSVIIVPGLRNSDEHHWQSLWQAQLPNSKRIHVDDWATPSLEQWKAGIATELAQLDKPAILIAHSFGTLASASIASEFPDKIAALFLVAPADPDKFSIAQQLPQTALPVPAKIIASSNDPWLSDSKAAYWALLWGADFLRLKGVGHINSESHLGFWPDGIRELQGLIRKQRARQAKQFHKATNTHKTADIHKATDPHYSTATKSPELNYAA is encoded by the coding sequence GTGAGCCCCCAGCAAAAAACCATTTTTTCAGGTAAGCCATTAAGGTTGCCGCATCAACTGGAAAAATTTTCTGTGATCATTGTGCCGGGCTTGCGCAACAGTGATGAACATCACTGGCAAAGCCTGTGGCAAGCACAATTGCCCAACAGCAAACGCATTCATGTCGATGACTGGGCAACTCCCTCGCTCGAACAATGGAAAGCCGGTATCGCTACAGAATTGGCGCAGCTTGATAAGCCCGCCATCCTGATTGCCCACAGTTTTGGCACACTGGCCAGCGCGAGTATTGCGAGTGAATTTCCCGATAAAATTGCCGCACTTTTTTTAGTGGCACCCGCTGACCCGGATAAATTTTCAATCGCACAACAACTGCCGCAAACCGCGTTGCCGGTACCCGCAAAAATCATCGCCAGCAGCAATGACCCATGGCTGAGCGACAGTAAAGCGGCTTACTGGGCGCTGCTATGGGGAGCGGATTTTTTACGCTTGAAAGGGGTTGGACATATCAATAGTGAATCGCATCTGGGATTCTGGCCAGATGGCATCCGCGAGCTGCAGGGCTTAATACGCAAGCAGCGCGCACGCCAGGCGAAGCAATTCCACAAAGCGACAAATACTCACAAGACGGCAGACATTCACAAAGCAACAGATCCGCACTATTCCACTGCTACCAAGAGCCCGGAATTAAATTACGCCGCGTAA
- a CDS encoding LysE family translocator, with product MPAEQLWLFITITLVLSASPGPVMLACMIDAGRYGIGKSVYTMLGASAGNLALMLLSALGLGLLVEEAEAVFHTIKWIGAAYLVYLGIQLLRAPPLSADMYARNVRSHHLFGKAFMVAVTNPKGLVYFGALFPQFIDINKSMPPQFTLLTVIFLLMDLIWMTVYAVGGHSIMRWLKSPEHQRWFNWISGGALILAGGALAFTKL from the coding sequence ATGCCCGCAGAACAGCTCTGGCTTTTTATCACCATCACCCTGGTTTTATCGGCCAGCCCCGGCCCCGTTATGCTCGCCTGTATGATCGATGCCGGGCGCTACGGCATAGGTAAATCGGTTTACACCATGCTCGGTGCAAGCGCAGGGAATTTGGCGCTGATGCTGCTCTCAGCGCTGGGGCTGGGATTACTGGTAGAAGAAGCCGAAGCCGTGTTCCATACCATTAAATGGATCGGCGCTGCCTATTTGGTGTATTTGGGAATCCAGCTGCTGCGGGCACCACCGCTGAGTGCCGATATGTACGCGCGCAACGTGCGCAGCCATCACTTATTCGGCAAAGCATTTATGGTTGCTGTCACCAACCCCAAAGGCCTGGTTTATTTCGGCGCACTCTTTCCACAATTTATCGACATTAATAAATCCATGCCGCCACAGTTCACGCTATTGACCGTGATTTTTCTGCTGATGGATTTAATCTGGATGACGGTCTACGCCGTGGGCGGGCATAGCATCATGCGCTGGCTGAAATCCCCCGAGCATCAACGCTGGTTCAACTGGATATCCGGTGGCGCATTGATACTCGCAGGCGGCGCATTGGCATTTACCAAGCTCTGA
- a CDS encoding nuclear transport factor 2 family protein, giving the protein MKKYVVVAAYWSVCLAFTAEANSCLDAENIVQLDLQYEQALQSGDVAFLDKLLAPAFYWVHNLASMKENKDQLIARVQKPEEQAHARRSHDVSQHRLDNTVVLQGLSSVDKLNPDGKTLRTYRYQFMRTYVEQKGECKLLAVQTMKVWSSEEGL; this is encoded by the coding sequence ATGAAAAAATACGTTGTTGTGGCTGCCTATTGGAGTGTTTGTCTGGCTTTTACGGCAGAGGCAAATAGTTGTCTTGATGCAGAAAATATTGTGCAACTGGATTTGCAATATGAGCAGGCGCTGCAATCTGGCGATGTGGCATTTTTGGATAAGTTGCTGGCACCAGCGTTTTATTGGGTGCACAACCTCGCCAGTATGAAAGAAAATAAAGATCAGCTGATCGCACGCGTGCAAAAACCGGAAGAGCAAGCCCATGCGCGTCGCTCGCATGATGTAAGCCAGCATCGGCTGGATAACACGGTAGTGCTGCAAGGCTTGAGCAGTGTCGATAAATTAAATCCCGATGGTAAAACCCTGCGCACCTATCGTTATCAATTTATGCGAACTTACGTCGAGCAAAAAGGTGAGTGTAAGTTGTTAGCGGTACAGACTATGAAGGTGTGGTCGAGTGAAGAGGGCTTATGA
- the panB gene encoding 3-methyl-2-oxobutanoate hydroxymethyltransferase, producing the protein MPYGTINSTPTANTALTKNVTINTLHKLKSSGEKFVVISLYDAHMAAMAQRCGVEVVLIGDSLGMTVLGYDSTIPVTMEQMIYHVEAVARGNKKSLIIGDLPFMTYATPEDAMRNCMRIMQAGAQMVKLEGGAWLADTVRMLAERGVPVCAHLGLTPQSVNKFGGFRVQGRDQEGADKILSDAKLLADAGADLLVLECVPAALAAQITRETPIPTIGIGAGRDVDAQVLVINDILGLTEQPPKFSKNFLLEANDIPGAMQKYVADVKAGIFPGDDNIFN; encoded by the coding sequence ATGCCTTACGGAACGATCAACAGCACCCCTACAGCGAACACGGCTCTGACTAAAAATGTCACCATCAATACGCTGCATAAATTAAAAAGCAGTGGCGAAAAATTTGTAGTCATCTCATTGTACGACGCGCACATGGCAGCTATGGCGCAGCGCTGTGGTGTGGAAGTGGTATTGATTGGCGACTCACTCGGCATGACGGTGCTCGGTTACGACAGCACCATTCCCGTCACCATGGAACAGATGATTTACCATGTGGAAGCCGTCGCGCGTGGCAATAAAAAATCGCTGATTATTGGCGACCTGCCGTTTATGACCTACGCAACACCGGAAGATGCCATGCGCAACTGCATGCGCATTATGCAGGCCGGTGCACAGATGGTAAAACTGGAAGGCGGAGCCTGGCTTGCCGACACAGTACGCATGCTTGCGGAGCGCGGCGTACCCGTGTGCGCACATTTGGGCTTAACGCCACAGTCAGTCAATAAATTTGGTGGTTTCCGCGTACAAGGCCGCGATCAGGAAGGTGCTGACAAAATTCTCAGCGATGCAAAATTACTGGCAGATGCAGGCGCTGATTTATTAGTTTTGGAATGTGTGCCCGCCGCACTGGCAGCACAAATCACGCGTGAAACTCCCATTCCGACAATTGGAATTGGTGCCGGGCGCGATGTGGATGCGCAAGTGTTAGTCATTAATGACATTCTCGGATTAACAGAACAACCGCCAAAATTTTCCAAAAACTTTTTATTGGAAGCGAACGATATTCCCGGTGCCATGCAAAAATATGTCGCCGATGTAAAAGCCGGTATTTTTCCCGGTGACGACAATATTTTTAATTAA
- a CDS encoding deoxynucleoside kinase: MDAVFEELGLDLTNTRLPRYIAVEGCIGVGKTTLARNIASLFNYDMLLEQPEENPFLERFYRDPKSTALPTQLFFLFQRANQLQNLRQDDIFEPVRVADFLIEKDQLFAKVTLDDDELNIYRQVYDKLVINAPRPDLVIYLQAPLDVLLERIRQRGISAEQYISADYLKALNDTYTEFFHFYDGAPLLIVNAKDLNLAKNRDHFKQLVEYILTIKSGRHYYNPVPAL; this comes from the coding sequence GTGGACGCTGTATTTGAAGAATTGGGTCTTGACCTTACCAACACCAGACTGCCGCGCTATATCGCGGTAGAAGGTTGCATAGGCGTGGGTAAAACGACCCTCGCGCGCAACATCGCCAGTCTGTTTAATTACGATATGCTGTTAGAGCAGCCGGAGGAAAATCCTTTTCTGGAACGTTTTTATCGCGATCCAAAATCTACCGCGCTGCCAACACAATTATTCTTTTTATTCCAGCGCGCAAACCAACTACAAAATTTGCGCCAGGACGATATTTTCGAACCGGTTCGTGTAGCCGATTTTTTGATAGAAAAAGATCAATTGTTTGCCAAGGTGACGCTCGATGACGATGAGCTGAACATTTATCGCCAGGTGTACGACAAACTCGTCATCAACGCGCCGCGCCCTGATCTGGTGATTTATTTGCAGGCACCGCTGGATGTATTGCTTGAACGTATTCGCCAGCGCGGCATTAGCGCCGAGCAATATATCAGCGCCGATTATTTAAAAGCGCTCAACGATACCTACACTGAATTTTTTCATTTTTATGATGGTGCGCCGCTATTGATCGTCAACGCCAAGGATTTAAACCTGGCGAAAAATCGCGACCATTTCAAACAACTGGTGGAATATATTCTTACCATCAAGAGCGGCCGTCACTATTACAATCCGGTGCCAGCACTGTAA
- the folK gene encoding 2-amino-4-hydroxy-6-hydroxymethyldihydropteridine diphosphokinase, translating to MALAYVGLGSNLEDPLAQVTRAFDELAALTHTSLIARSAIYSSAPIGPEQPDYINAVALLDTQLEPLALLDALQSIEQAHQRVRLQHWGPRTLDLDILLYDNQTIQHARLVVPHPYLTQRGFVLYPLADISPNLQLPDGQTLQALLHQCPFEGLVRLPDNGLPNHR from the coding sequence ATGGCGCTGGCCTATGTCGGTCTGGGAAGCAATCTGGAAGATCCACTGGCGCAGGTAACGCGTGCATTTGATGAGCTGGCAGCACTGACGCACACCAGCTTAATTGCACGCTCAGCTATTTATTCGAGCGCTCCAATCGGCCCCGAGCAGCCAGATTACATCAACGCAGTGGCACTACTTGATACCCAACTGGAACCTCTGGCGCTGCTGGATGCCCTGCAATCCATAGAACAGGCGCATCAACGGGTTCGCCTCCAGCATTGGGGGCCACGCACTCTGGATTTGGACATACTGCTTTACGACAATCAAACCATTCAACATGCGCGGCTGGTAGTACCTCATCCTTATCTCACCCAGCGCGGTTTTGTACTTTATCCTTTGGCAGACATTAGCCCGAATTTACAACTGCCGGATGGCCAAACGTTACAGGCACTGCTGCACCAATGTCCGTTTGAAGGCTTGGTGCGCTTGCCAGACAACGGTTTGCCGAACCACCGCTAA
- the pcnB gene encoding polynucleotide adenylyltransferase PcnB: MLKRLLNLFTSKDSSKVSSAAPNGAIAIPRDQHNISRKNISQAAIRIIKQLEDSGFSAYLVGGGVRDLLLGNHPKDFDVATNARPEEVKRLFRSARIVGRRFQIVHVRMGREVIEVTTFRGHHEDTSQHSSRSEDGMLLRDNVYGTLETDAMRRDFTVNALYYTLKDFSVIDYCKGMDDLKSRTLRMIGDPATRYKEDPVRMLRALRFAAKLGFNIEPKTAKPIRELGSLLLNVSDARLFEEVLKLFLGGSATATFSLMREYDLLVHLFPGTDTALKAGDTLGASLVEQCMINTDKRIRADKTVTPAFIYAALLWPALQQQFQLLSGKMTPAQAWTQAATNTINLQLTRTAIPKRFLIPMREIWDLQQRLPSRLGMRALRTLDHPRFRAAYDFLLMREAAGEALDGLGVWWTNYQTATEDEREQMVKEVARQSKTGGATKPRRRRSPRKPRGDAAPGGNE, translated from the coding sequence ATGCTCAAACGCTTGCTTAACCTCTTTACGTCAAAAGATTCCAGCAAAGTATCAAGTGCCGCTCCCAATGGCGCGATTGCCATTCCACGCGACCAACACAATATCTCTCGCAAAAATATCAGTCAGGCAGCAATCCGAATTATCAAGCAGTTAGAAGATTCCGGCTTTTCTGCCTACCTGGTGGGCGGAGGCGTGCGCGATCTATTACTTGGCAACCACCCCAAAGATTTCGATGTGGCCACCAATGCCCGCCCCGAGGAAGTAAAACGCCTGTTCCGCAGCGCGCGCATTGTGGGACGCCGTTTCCAGATCGTCCATGTCCGTATGGGGCGCGAAGTCATTGAGGTCACCACCTTCCGTGGCCATCACGAAGACACATCCCAACATTCATCCCGCAGCGAAGACGGTATGCTGTTACGCGATAACGTCTATGGCACATTGGAAACCGATGCCATGCGCCGCGACTTCACCGTCAATGCGCTGTATTACACGTTGAAAGACTTCTCAGTGATCGATTACTGCAAAGGCATGGACGATCTCAAAAGCCGAACCCTGCGCATGATTGGCGATCCGGCAACCCGCTATAAAGAAGACCCGGTACGTATGCTGCGGGCTCTTCGTTTCGCCGCCAAGTTGGGCTTTAACATTGAGCCGAAAACCGCCAAGCCTATCCGCGAGCTGGGCAGTTTGTTATTGAATGTGTCTGATGCGCGCCTGTTTGAGGAAGTGCTCAAGCTGTTTTTGGGCGGCTCAGCGACTGCTACATTTAGCCTGATGCGTGAGTACGATCTGCTGGTACACCTGTTCCCCGGAACGGATACAGCGCTCAAGGCAGGTGATACCCTCGGGGCGAGCCTGGTTGAGCAATGCATGATCAATACCGATAAACGTATCCGTGCCGATAAAACGGTTACCCCGGCGTTTATTTATGCCGCACTCCTGTGGCCTGCATTGCAACAGCAATTCCAGCTGCTTTCCGGAAAAATGACGCCAGCGCAGGCATGGACGCAAGCTGCAACCAACACCATCAACCTGCAGCTGACCCGCACAGCCATTCCCAAGCGCTTCCTGATCCCCATGCGTGAAATCTGGGATTTGCAACAACGCTTGCCCAGCCGGTTGGGAATGCGCGCCCTGCGCACATTGGATCACCCACGCTTCCGTGCAGCTTATGATTTCCTATTGATGCGGGAAGCCGCTGGCGAAGCACTGGATGGATTGGGTGTGTGGTGGACCAATTACCAAACCGCCACCGAAGATGAACGCGAACAAATGGTGAAAGAGGTTGCACGGCAATCCAAAACCGGCGGCGCAACAAAACCTCGCCGTCGCCGTTCACCTCGTAAACCAAGGGGTGATGCAGCTCCCGGCGGGAACGAATAA
- a CDS encoding sigma-54 dependent transcriptional regulator: MSKILIVEDETIIRNALRKLLERNQYEVSEAPSVKEATSKFQLKDFDLIISDLRLPGAPGTDLIKLAGDTPVLIMTSYASLRSAVDSMRMGAVDYIAKPFDHDEMVNAVKRVIGKAKAATKAASGTVAASTAIAGMIGASDVMQDLYNRIHKVAPTNATVLIHGETGTGKELVARALHEESNRNNHLMISVNCAAIPDTLIESELFGYEKGAFTGAANNREGLVAAADGGTLFLDEIGELPLEAQARLLRVLQEGEVRPLGSVESRKVDVRLVAATHRDLRKLSKEGKFREDLYFRINVVQLELPPLRERGRDIINIAESLLQRYCAQFGKPQLKLSSAAMDAIMSYNWPGNVRELENAMQRAVILCEDSTEIGDHLLSIDMDSNDDLDDNTGSSVLEPARLANRSAGAASEDLSLEDYFQRFVLEHQDTMSETELARKLGVSRKCLWERRQRLGIPRSKSSAAVGSAK, from the coding sequence ATGAGTAAGATTCTGATTGTTGAAGACGAAACCATCATCCGTAATGCCCTGCGCAAGCTGCTTGAGCGCAACCAGTACGAAGTCAGTGAGGCTCCCTCGGTTAAAGAGGCCACCTCCAAATTCCAACTCAAGGATTTTGACCTGATTATCAGCGATCTCCGTCTGCCCGGCGCGCCCGGCACGGATTTGATCAAGCTGGCAGGCGACACCCCCGTTCTTATTATGACGAGCTACGCCAGCCTTCGCTCGGCAGTAGATTCCATGCGTATGGGCGCAGTTGATTACATCGCCAAACCCTTTGATCATGATGAAATGGTCAATGCCGTCAAACGCGTCATCGGTAAAGCCAAAGCCGCCACCAAAGCGGCCTCAGGCACCGTTGCGGCCAGCACCGCGATTGCCGGCATGATCGGCGCGAGCGATGTGATGCAAGACCTGTACAACCGCATCCACAAAGTAGCCCCTACCAATGCCACCGTGTTAATCCACGGCGAAACCGGCACAGGTAAAGAGCTGGTCGCCCGCGCACTACACGAAGAAAGCAATCGCAATAATCACTTGATGATCTCTGTTAACTGCGCCGCCATTCCCGACACGCTGATCGAATCCGAACTCTTCGGTTACGAAAAAGGGGCATTTACCGGTGCAGCGAACAACCGTGAAGGCTTGGTCGCTGCGGCAGATGGCGGCACCTTGTTCCTCGATGAGATCGGCGAGTTGCCACTGGAAGCCCAAGCCCGTCTGTTGCGTGTACTACAAGAGGGTGAAGTACGCCCGCTCGGCTCGGTGGAATCGCGCAAAGTGGATGTCCGCCTCGTAGCGGCAACCCACCGCGATTTGCGCAAACTGTCCAAAGAAGGCAAATTCCGCGAAGACCTGTACTTCCGTATTAACGTCGTGCAACTGGAGCTACCGCCGCTGCGCGAGCGTGGACGGGATATCATCAATATTGCCGAATCCCTGCTACAACGCTATTGCGCACAATTCGGCAAACCCCAGCTCAAACTTTCCTCCGCGGCGATGGATGCCATCATGAGTTACAACTGGCCAGGCAACGTGCGCGAGTTGGAAAACGCCATGCAACGCGCCGTCATTCTGTGTGAGGACAGCACCGAAATTGGCGACCATCTGCTCTCTATCGATATGGACAGCAATGATGATCTGGATGACAACACTGGCAGCTCCGTATTGGAGCCCGCCCGCCTTGCCAATCGCTCTGCGGGTGCCGCATCGGAAGATTTGTCACTGGAGGACTATTTCCAACGTTTTGTATTGGAACATCAGGACACCATGAGTGAAACAGAACTGGCGCGCAAACTGGGGGTTAGCCGTAAATGCTTATGGGAGCGCCGTCAACGTCTCGGCATTCCCCGATCAAAATCCTCTGCCGCTGTCGGTAGCGCCAAATAA
- a CDS encoding ATP-binding protein has product MTFDLSQVALIGISYLLLLFGIAYITERGWIPEAVTSHPITYILSLGIFASAWAFYGVIDLAFQYGYGALAYYIGTGALFLFAPVALAPLAELARRHQVHSLADLLVFRYHSHSVGALTTLCMLCGILPLMALQIQAIADTMHILTVSGNPSLPLAGTGLTFKDIMALCYCFILAFFTISFGANREQHRGLITAMAFESLIKVCALCAVGLVAVFGVFDGLEGLDQWLLDHPENLALLHTPIHTDSAHTLLLVFVATAVTMPHIFHLGLAENPLMRNSHTVTWAFPLFLLLMALPIFPILWAGTELSVPLPPQYYTLGIPILFDSPGLTLLAFIGGLSAATGAMVVISLALSTMVMNHWLLPSLKLRTRTDLYSQLIWLRRILIAAIFFGGYLLYWILDNRFSLAHLAMTAFIETLQFLPGTFAIVFWSKGNKRGIIAGLAVGTSIWAIGLLLPILTGMEYIQLPLLSWTIPVGIEYWSEVTLISLGLNTFCFVLISLLTRQTEDEQYSADLCAADELSHPVRQALDVHSASEFKHRLAKPLGKVTASREVDLALKELNLTIDERRPYALRRLRDQIEGNLSSLMGIHVASEIMDKHIPHVTAETQSTVDINLIENRLAQYRDHLTGMAAELNTLRLYHRKTLEELPMAVCSLGRDMEVLMWNRAMAELTQTPSEDVTGSYLEDIPEPWCSLLIDFSQSKEPHFYRREIELNNRPHWISLHKANIEGPITAGVYDQVMLLEDVTETQLLEQELVHSERLASVGRLAAGVAHEIGNPITGIACLAQNLKYDSSDPAEVLETAEQILSQTDRVGRIVQSLVSFSHAGHASKTEFEAVSIRDCANEAIHLLSLQKEKTQVLFCNDIPKTAIVAGDAQRIIQVFINLLSNARDASPEQGRVMLESNEDEDSVTISVTDEGHGIPPELIERILEPFFTTKEPGEGTGLGLAMVYSIIEDHSGHMDIISPADTVHNRGARFEITLPRHLDSFMDA; this is encoded by the coding sequence ATGACTTTTGATCTCAGCCAGGTAGCACTCATCGGTATCAGTTATTTACTGCTGCTATTTGGTATCGCTTATATAACCGAGCGGGGCTGGATTCCCGAAGCGGTCACCTCACACCCGATCACCTATATTTTATCGCTAGGGATTTTTGCCAGCGCCTGGGCGTTTTACGGCGTAATCGATCTCGCGTTCCAATACGGTTATGGCGCACTCGCCTACTACATTGGCACCGGAGCGCTCTTTCTGTTCGCTCCTGTTGCCTTGGCACCACTGGCAGAGTTGGCTCGGCGACACCAGGTGCACTCGCTCGCTGACTTACTGGTATTTCGTTACCACAGCCACAGCGTGGGCGCCCTGACCACTCTTTGCATGCTGTGTGGCATCCTTCCTTTGATGGCATTACAGATCCAGGCGATTGCAGACACCATGCACATCCTCACGGTAAGCGGCAACCCTTCCCTGCCCCTGGCGGGAACCGGGCTTACATTCAAAGACATAATGGCGCTCTGCTACTGCTTTATTCTGGCGTTTTTTACGATCTCTTTCGGTGCCAATCGCGAGCAACACCGCGGGCTGATTACTGCCATGGCATTCGAGTCGCTGATCAAAGTCTGCGCACTCTGTGCAGTCGGGCTGGTCGCTGTTTTTGGGGTATTTGATGGTCTGGAAGGGTTGGATCAATGGCTGCTCGATCACCCCGAAAATCTGGCGCTGTTGCACACCCCCATCCACACCGATTCAGCCCACACCCTGCTTCTAGTATTTGTCGCGACAGCCGTCACCATGCCGCACATCTTCCATTTGGGATTGGCGGAAAACCCGCTGATGCGCAACTCGCACACGGTGACCTGGGCATTTCCACTGTTTCTACTATTAATGGCGCTGCCGATTTTCCCGATACTCTGGGCTGGTACCGAGCTTTCAGTCCCATTACCACCCCAGTACTACACACTGGGCATCCCGATCCTATTTGATTCGCCGGGCCTAACCCTGCTGGCGTTCATCGGCGGACTTTCAGCCGCAACCGGGGCGATGGTGGTGATCTCACTCGCACTCTCCACCATGGTAATGAACCACTGGCTGCTGCCCAGCCTGAAATTGCGCACGCGCACCGATCTCTACAGCCAGCTGATCTGGCTGCGTCGAATCCTGATTGCCGCCATTTTCTTCGGCGGTTACCTGCTGTATTGGATATTGGATAACCGTTTCAGCCTTGCTCATCTGGCGATGACAGCATTTATCGAAACCCTGCAATTCCTGCCCGGCACATTTGCCATTGTGTTTTGGAGTAAAGGTAACAAGCGCGGCATCATCGCTGGTTTGGCGGTTGGTACCAGTATCTGGGCGATCGGGTTGTTACTGCCCATCCTGACCGGCATGGAATACATCCAGCTGCCGCTGCTGAGCTGGACGATTCCGGTAGGGATCGAATACTGGAGCGAAGTGACGTTAATCTCTCTCGGGTTAAACACTTTTTGCTTTGTATTGATATCGCTACTCACCCGCCAGACCGAAGATGAACAATACAGCGCTGACCTCTGCGCCGCCGATGAGCTCAGCCATCCGGTACGCCAAGCGTTGGATGTCCATTCCGCTTCGGAATTCAAACACCGTCTGGCCAAACCCCTCGGTAAGGTAACCGCCAGCCGCGAGGTTGATCTCGCCTTAAAAGAGCTGAACCTGACAATTGACGAGCGCCGCCCCTATGCATTGCGCCGCCTGCGCGACCAAATTGAAGGTAATCTTTCGAGCCTGATGGGAATCCACGTCGCCAGCGAGATCATGGACAAACACATCCCCCATGTAACCGCTGAAACCCAAAGCACGGTGGACATCAACCTGATCGAAAACCGCCTCGCCCAGTACCGCGACCACCTCACCGGTATGGCAGCTGAACTCAACACACTCCGCCTGTATCACCGTAAAACACTGGAAGAACTGCCAATGGCGGTTTGTTCACTGGGGCGCGATATGGAAGTCCTGATGTGGAACCGCGCCATGGCGGAACTCACCCAAACCCCGAGCGAGGATGTTACCGGCTCTTATTTGGAGGACATTCCCGAACCCTGGTGCAGCCTGCTAATCGATTTCAGCCAAAGCAAAGAGCCGCACTTTTACCGGCGCGAAATCGAACTGAATAATCGCCCGCACTGGATCAGCTTGCATAAAGCCAACATCGAAGGGCCGATTACTGCGGGTGTTTACGATCAGGTAATGCTGCTGGAAGATGTTACCGAAACCCAGTTATTGGAGCAGGAATTGGTGCACTCCGAACGCCTTGCCTCCGTCGGCCGCCTCGCGGCGGGTGTTGCCCATGAAATTGGCAACCCGATTACCGGTATCGCCTGCCTCGCACAAAATCTGAAATACGACTCCAGCGACCCAGCCGAAGTGCTGGAAACAGCCGAACAAATCCTTAGCCAGACCGACCGTGTCGGGCGCATCGTGCAGTCGCTGGTGAGTTTCTCCCATGCCGGTCACGCCAGCAAAACCGAGTTCGAAGCTGTTTCCATTCGTGACTGCGCCAATGAGGCGATTCACTTGTTATCCCTGCAAAAAGAGAAAACCCAGGTACTGTTCTGTAACGACATCCCTAAAACCGCCATTGTTGCAGGCGATGCGCAGCGCATAATTCAGGTTTTTATAAATCTTTTATCTAACGCGCGGGATGCCAGCCCGGAGCAAGGCCGTGTTATGCTTGAAAGTAACGAAGATGAAGATTCGGTAACAATTTCTGTTACCGATGAGGGGCACGGCATCCCTCCCGAGCTGATCGAGCGAATTCTCGAACCCTTCTTTACCACCAAGGAGCCAGGTGAAGGGACGGGCTTGGGCTTGGCAATGGTGTATAGCATTATCGAGGATCACAGCGGCCATATGGACATCATCAGCCCGGCCGATACCGTCCACAATCGCGGTGCAAGGTTTGAGATCACGCTACCTCGTCATCTCGATTCCTTTATGGATGCGTAA
- the gluQRS gene encoding tRNA glutamyl-Q(34) synthetase GluQRS, translated as MPAPSLHTSPSQPDNTEVSGYIGRFAPSPTGPLHFGSLVSALASYLDAKANNGQWLVRMEDLDLPREQPGAARNILQSLEDHGLHWDGEVLYQSQRHPAYQECLDVLLKKNWVYPCTCSRQDLAHMGGIYNGHCRTHPISPGQAYSLRLKLYDLPDRASNDLIEFEDLIQGIQIQNLRTQAGDQILKRRDGLFAYPLAVVVDDIAQGITHTIRGSDLLEVTGRQLFFFGLLGAPLPRFGHVPLAVHANGQKLSKQNHAKAIEAGDASKNLWRGLMFLGQNPPVDLAGVSTTEILAWAVQHWQRHAVSGLSHLYTD; from the coding sequence ATGCCAGCCCCATCCCTCCACACCTCACCCTCGCAACCTGACAACACTGAGGTTTCAGGCTATATCGGCCGCTTTGCACCATCACCTACAGGCCCACTGCATTTTGGTTCGCTAGTCAGCGCACTCGCCAGTTATCTGGATGCCAAAGCCAACAACGGTCAATGGTTGGTGCGAATGGAAGATCTCGACCTGCCGCGCGAACAACCAGGCGCAGCACGCAACATATTGCAGAGCCTTGAGGATCACGGGCTGCATTGGGATGGCGAGGTTCTCTACCAAAGCCAACGCCATCCGGCCTATCAGGAATGTCTGGATGTATTGCTGAAAAAAAATTGGGTCTACCCATGCACCTGCTCCCGTCAGGATCTGGCGCACATGGGTGGAATATACAACGGTCATTGCCGCACTCATCCGATAAGCCCGGGGCAAGCATACTCGCTGCGGTTGAAACTCTATGATTTACCTGATCGCGCCAGTAACGACTTGATTGAGTTTGAGGATCTTATCCAGGGCATACAAATTCAAAACCTGCGCACCCAGGCAGGTGACCAAATCCTGAAACGGCGCGATGGTTTGTTTGCCTACCCTTTGGCAGTCGTTGTCGATGATATTGCCCAAGGCATCACCCATACCATCCGCGGCAGTGACTTATTGGAAGTCACAGGGAGGCAGCTATTCTTTTTTGGGTTGTTAGGTGCACCACTGCCAAGGTTTGGTCACGTCCCGTTAGCAGTACATGCCAATGGGCAAAAGCTCAGTAAACAAAACCATGCAAAAGCGATCGAAGCCGGAGATGCCAGCAAGAACCTGTGGCGTGGACTGATGTTTTTAGGGCAGAATCCTCCAGTTGATTTGGCGGGAGTATCAACCACCGAAATACTGGCTTGGGCTGTACAGCATTGGCAACGCCACGCAGTTTCCGGTCTTAGTCATTTATATACAGACTAA